The following proteins are co-located in the Desulfurococcus amylolyticus Z-533 genome:
- the thyX gene encoding FAD-dependent thymidylate synthase has protein sequence MEKYLPRALLVAHLPDTSRIIASASKLTLSPRDFTSITGDMDYVKTEEWIRELVKRGHGSPLEHSIFIFEVICSRVCSHQLVRHRHASFSQLSQRYSDKYLRNMVTKIFEHTGRNPREAGFREYVEAIEGFLDADPGFTELLEVVAEAFIIPPSTVRLKDKESLRAIIQGVKSYYKALLNGIPYEDARYLLPQAVKTRLLVSMNARELIEVFIPLRTCARAQWEIRSIAWQILGELNKVEPLLFKYAGPRCILQDNRSRSKPCTLKDYLEGACTPTLERCPELVPREKIRECISTALII, from the coding sequence ATGGAGAAATACCTACCGCGGGCCCTCCTCGTTGCACATTTACCTGATACAAGTAGGATTATAGCATCTGCTTCAAAGCTCACCCTATCACCAAGAGACTTCACCTCGATTACCGGGGATATGGATTATGTGAAAACCGAGGAGTGGATCAGGGAACTGGTTAAACGGGGCCATGGCTCTCCACTTGAGCACTCGATATTCATATTCGAAGTGATATGTAGCAGGGTTTGCAGTCATCAACTAGTTAGACACAGACACGCCTCGTTCTCACAGCTGTCTCAGAGATACAGTGATAAATACCTGAGAAACATGGTGACGAAAATATTCGAGCACACCGGCAGAAATCCACGGGAAGCCGGTTTCAGAGAATACGTTGAGGCTATAGAGGGATTCCTAGATGCTGATCCAGGTTTCACCGAGTTATTGGAAGTCGTAGCTGAGGCGTTCATAATCCCGCCCAGCACGGTAAGGCTTAAGGATAAAGAATCCCTCAGGGCCATTATACAAGGAGTTAAATCCTACTATAAGGCACTCCTCAACGGGATTCCATATGAGGATGCAAGATACCTACTACCCCAGGCTGTGAAAACCAGGCTACTTGTATCAATGAATGCCAGAGAGCTCATCGAGGTATTTATTCCACTGAGAACATGTGCCAGGGCACAGTGGGAGATACGCAGCATAGCCTGGCAGATACTAGGTGAGCTGAATAAGGTTGAACCATTATTATTCAAGTACGCTGGCCCACGGTGCATCCTACAAGACAATAGAAGTAGGAGTAAGCCATGTACACTTAAAGATTACCTTGAGGGAGCATGCACACCCACCTTGGAGAGATGCCCGGAACTAGTGCCAAGGGAAAAAATACGGGAATGTATAAGTACCGCCTTAATAATTTAA
- a CDS encoding zinc-dependent alcohol dehydrogenase family protein, with the protein MRAMVLYSPAPVESRPLKYMDVEKPSPGRGEVLIRILKCGVCRTDLHIVEGELKPVKLPLIPGHQVIGVVEDVGDGVEGVRRGERVGVPWLYYACGECRYCRRGLENLCENALFTGYSVDGGYAEYMVAKAGFIHRIPDGIDDTHAAPLMCAGAIGYRSLKLTGLLGKGDATLGLFGYGAAAHLVLQVARRLGLRVYVFTSNRWKIEKALENGAEWAGSTSEEPPRRLDAAIVYAPVSSVFIEALKKIDKGGRVVLAEIYMTPIEQLDYSLLWHEKEVKSVANVTRKDVGEFLEVASRHGVKPEVKTYRLSEANEALIELKKGGHLGQLVLDVA; encoded by the coding sequence TTGAGAGCGATGGTTCTCTATTCTCCAGCTCCTGTCGAGTCAAGGCCGTTGAAATATATGGATGTCGAGAAACCAAGCCCCGGTAGAGGCGAGGTCTTGATAAGGATCCTCAAATGCGGCGTGTGTAGGACGGATCTCCACATTGTTGAAGGCGAGTTGAAACCTGTAAAGCTCCCACTGATACCCGGGCACCAGGTAATCGGTGTAGTAGAAGATGTAGGTGATGGGGTTGAAGGAGTTAGGAGGGGAGAGCGTGTTGGAGTTCCATGGCTATACTATGCTTGTGGTGAATGCAGGTATTGTAGAAGAGGTCTCGAGAATCTCTGTGAAAATGCTTTATTCACAGGCTACAGTGTGGACGGCGGGTACGCTGAGTACATGGTTGCAAAGGCAGGCTTCATACATAGGATACCTGATGGAATAGATGACACTCATGCAGCTCCATTAATGTGTGCTGGTGCAATAGGCTATAGATCCCTAAAGCTAACGGGGCTTCTTGGTAAGGGTGATGCAACCCTGGGTCTATTTGGCTACGGTGCAGCCGCACACCTTGTTCTACAGGTGGCTAGGAGGCTTGGCTTAAGAGTATACGTGTTCACGAGTAATAGGTGGAAGATAGAGAAGGCTCTCGAGAACGGTGCCGAATGGGCTGGCTCAACAAGTGAGGAGCCCCCGCGTAGACTCGATGCCGCAATAGTGTATGCACCTGTGTCCAGCGTCTTCATTGAGGCATTGAAGAAGATAGATAAGGGTGGGAGAGTAGTATTGGCTGAGATATATATGACTCCAATCGAGCAGCTGGACTACAGCCTCCTATGGCATGAGAAAGAAGTTAAAAGCGTTGCGAATGTAACTAGGAAGGATGTAGGAGAGTTCCTAGAGGTAGCCAGTAGACACGGTGTGAAGCCTGAAGTGAAAACCTATAGGCTTAGCGAGGCCAATGAGGCATTAATAGAGTTAAAGAAGGGGGGACACTTAGGGCAACTAGTACTAGATGTAGCTTAA
- a CDS encoding glycosyltransferase — protein MVNDPLAVVGPFTTIIGGAEVVKIRASIVLKRVGYRVLLAGLAPIRLGGFITGVQGLSDVEVYSLFKWFPQVFGLYQMQLGNIVVEKAVKYRRPDLVFIDNEGSKGIDELKRVIGFKLVKYIHFPHSIYVATENCSSFKSRKIESYCRDAVSYSRKYFSTVFWNAYWAIYLKLLEASIPEDPFLHTDLVITNSEYTGDILRELYGVEPLVLHPPVYIEDLLSCGRKGFDERENSVVMVGRVSSEKRHDDVIRAIALLEERPTLKIIGALTRGNINYLTHLRRLAVKHRVRLELYLNASRETLIENLCSSKIFVHATVGEHFGIAVVEAMAAGIPVIVNRNSGSYRDVLVNGYYGLGYSSIRELSELLKSLMHDKVLWSKYHDLSLSRSIEYDSRVFEKALADKIRGLLDAG, from the coding sequence TTGGTTAATGATCCACTGGCTGTAGTAGGACCATTTACAACCATTATTGGTGGGGCTGAAGTAGTAAAGATACGGGCTTCAATAGTATTGAAGAGGGTTGGCTACAGGGTTCTACTTGCCGGTCTCGCCCCCATTAGGCTGGGGGGTTTTATTACAGGTGTACAGGGCTTAAGCGATGTGGAAGTGTATAGTTTATTCAAGTGGTTTCCACAGGTATTCGGACTCTACCAGATGCAACTTGGTAATATAGTCGTTGAGAAAGCAGTGAAATATCGCAGACCGGACCTGGTCTTCATAGATAACGAGGGCTCTAAGGGGATCGATGAGTTAAAGAGGGTTATCGGCTTTAAGCTGGTTAAATACATTCACTTCCCCCACAGCATCTATGTGGCCACAGAGAATTGTAGTAGTTTTAAGAGCAGGAAGATAGAGTCCTACTGTCGTGATGCTGTATCTTACTCTAGGAAGTACTTCTCAACGGTTTTCTGGAACGCTTACTGGGCTATATACCTGAAACTACTGGAGGCAAGCATCCCTGAAGACCCATTCCTACACACGGATCTCGTTATAACTAACTCGGAGTATACGGGGGATATACTTAGGGAATTATATGGCGTTGAGCCACTAGTATTACATCCACCAGTATACATCGAGGACCTCCTCAGCTGCGGGAGAAAAGGGTTCGATGAAAGAGAGAATAGCGTGGTTATGGTTGGTAGAGTGAGTAGTGAGAAAAGGCATGATGACGTTATAAGAGCTATAGCCTTACTGGAGGAGCGGCCTACGTTGAAGATCATAGGCGCGTTAACAAGGGGAAATATCAACTACTTAACACATCTAAGGAGGCTTGCCGTGAAACACAGGGTAAGGCTAGAACTATACCTTAACGCATCCAGGGAGACGTTGATCGAGAACCTTTGCTCATCCAAGATATTTGTACATGCCACAGTAGGCGAGCACTTCGGTATTGCCGTGGTTGAAGCCATGGCAGCCGGGATCCCAGTTATAGTGAATAGGAATAGTGGGAGCTATAGGGATGTATTAGTCAACGGGTATTATGGGTTAGGCTATTCATCGATAAGGGAGCTCTCAGAGCTGTTGAAGAGCCTGATGCACGATAAGGTGTTATGGAGTAAATATCATGATCTCTCGCTATCTAGGAGTATAGAATACGATTCCAGAGTGTTCGAGAAAGCTCTAGCCGATAAAATACGTGGCCTCCTGGATGCTGGATAG
- a CDS encoding anaerobic ribonucleoside-triphosphate reductase activating protein, which translates to MLIKLIGSGWKNTSLVDVHGSVTFTLWLCMCNLKCPFCHNWRLASNEGSICKPLDISRLLDDLSASRSFIDYLHVTGGEPLLQYTGLSWLFKEAKEMDVATSLNSNLTLYMPLKKLVDQGVIDHVATDLKTPFDELSGLGDASNILFKQFTESLRLIVEKNIPLELRIPVAKNLTFKTLEKTLESIMPTLSKHVENTVVIVNPLLSKPLTNPRSVEWCDKYCMPSEVELEGVAGVFRRLGFKTFIKEVPR; encoded by the coding sequence ATGCTCATCAAACTGATTGGTAGCGGGTGGAAGAATACCAGCCTAGTTGACGTCCACGGCTCCGTAACCTTTACGCTATGGCTCTGCATGTGTAACTTGAAGTGTCCATTCTGCCATAACTGGAGGCTTGCAAGCAATGAGGGTTCAATATGTAAGCCCCTAGACATCAGTAGGCTCCTCGATGATCTCTCAGCGAGCAGGAGCTTCATAGACTATCTTCATGTAACCGGTGGAGAACCACTGCTCCAATACACTGGCCTATCATGGTTGTTTAAGGAGGCTAAGGAGATGGATGTGGCAACTAGTTTAAACAGTAATCTAACCCTTTACATGCCCCTTAAGAAGCTGGTGGATCAAGGCGTCATTGACCATGTTGCAACAGACCTTAAGACCCCTTTCGACGAGTTATCAGGCCTCGGCGATGCATCGAATATATTATTTAAACAGTTCACGGAGTCGTTGAGACTCATAGTTGAGAAAAACATCCCCCTCGAGCTTAGGATACCGGTTGCCAAAAACTTAACGTTCAAGACGCTGGAGAAGACACTGGAATCCATCATGCCTACCCTCAGTAAACACGTGGAAAATACCGTTGTCATTGTGAACCCCCTCCTATCAAAGCCTCTCACTAATCCCCGTAGCGTAGAGTGGTGTGATAAATACTGTATGCCCAGCGAGGTAGAACTTGAAGGAGTCGCAGGTGTTTTTAGAAGGCTCGGGTTTAAGACCTTTATTAAAGAGGTGCCGAGGTAA
- the sfsA gene encoding DNA/RNA nuclease SfsA, which produces MYPLLTLDPSKIFECTIIKRLNRFTVLVEAGDGLIQAHLNNTGRLYGILEPGRRGVLININGVKLRHRLLGVYNNKEVILLDTNMQEKAFLKAAESGLIPWLNPCSLIKRNIRINQAVIDFLFKCGNTMVFIELKSAVMNLNGYSGYPDAPTERGRRQIRVLSELASTSVKSIVVFVSSVPGARGFKLYCGFDKEIGRVVRDAVAKGVLFKAVSISFNHSTYSIVLENPDLTVDLWSMCEE; this is translated from the coding sequence GTGTACCCTCTTCTAACACTCGACCCCAGTAAGATATTCGAGTGCACCATAATTAAACGGCTCAACCGCTTCACAGTGTTAGTCGAAGCCGGTGATGGATTGATCCAGGCACACCTCAACAACACCGGCAGGCTATATGGAATACTCGAACCCGGGAGGCGGGGCGTGCTCATAAATATAAATGGTGTCAAGCTCAGGCACAGGCTTCTAGGTGTCTACAATAATAAGGAAGTAATCCTATTGGATACCAATATGCAGGAGAAAGCGTTTCTGAAGGCAGCCGAGTCAGGGTTGATACCATGGTTGAACCCCTGTAGCCTTATTAAGAGAAACATAAGGATTAATCAGGCTGTGATAGACTTCCTGTTTAAATGCGGGAACACCATGGTATTCATTGAGTTAAAGAGCGCCGTGATGAATCTAAACGGTTATTCCGGGTATCCGGATGCACCCACTGAGCGAGGTAGGAGACAGATAAGGGTTCTCAGCGAGCTAGCCTCAACAAGTGTTAAATCAATAGTTGTGTTCGTGTCCAGTGTACCAGGTGCAAGAGGCTTTAAGCTGTATTGCGGTTTCGATAAGGAAATAGGAAGGGTTGTCCGGGATGCTGTAGCTAAAGGAGTATTGTTTAAGGCTGTGTCGATAAGCTTTAACCACTCAACCTACAGCATAGTGCTTGAAAACCCGGATTTAACAGTGGATCTTTGGAGTATGTGCGAAGAGTAG